In one window of Leptospira neocaledonica DNA:
- a CDS encoding Na+/H+ antiporter — protein MENILVEYVYLILIILGLVVIANRLGLAYPIVLLIGGLVVSTIPFFQNITITPELVFLIFLPPLLYEAAWQISWKEFWKWRRIIAGFAFPIVIITSCVIALISSSLIPGFTLAVGFLLGGIISPPDSISSVTIMKQTKAPKSVVSIAEGESLLNDASSLIVFRFALAAVITGQFNLQEATFSFVWVVIAGSLIGLLVGLIFYGIHRWLPLTPSIEIVLTFVTPYCMYYLAEHFHVSGVLAVVCGGLFLSSKRQGLLSYVSRIQGENVWSSIVFILNGLVFLLIGLQLPSIVNQLGDISLINAIVYGLLISFALVIIRVIIALCTSGFTRIMSNFIEVTEVNPGWKIPIVLGWAGIRGVVSLAAALSIPLYTNGETPFPYRNLILFITFIVILTTMIFNGLSLPWLIRKLNVMDFQTPIPVHRQEVIIQKKLATESLHYLEKNNTGARKNKHLKNLISRLKTELGYFEEELKGMSGIHQGERKEYGNVYLELLQFQRDVLNELNHDSGFDEEVIRKYHALIDIEEFKTRESD, from the coding sequence ATCCTCGGATTGGTTGTAATTGCCAATCGACTGGGACTTGCTTATCCGATCGTTTTGTTGATCGGAGGGCTCGTTGTAAGCACCATTCCATTCTTCCAAAATATCACAATCACTCCGGAACTTGTTTTTCTAATATTCCTTCCTCCATTACTTTATGAAGCTGCATGGCAAATTTCTTGGAAAGAATTTTGGAAATGGAGAAGGATCATTGCAGGTTTTGCTTTTCCAATTGTAATCATCACTTCTTGTGTAATTGCTTTGATCTCTAGCTCCTTGATTCCTGGATTTACTTTAGCGGTCGGATTTTTACTAGGAGGAATTATTTCTCCGCCTGATTCCATTTCTTCTGTTACTATTATGAAACAGACAAAAGCTCCCAAGTCTGTGGTAAGTATCGCAGAAGGAGAAAGTTTACTGAATGACGCTTCTTCTTTGATCGTGTTCCGTTTTGCTTTGGCAGCAGTAATTACTGGGCAGTTTAATCTTCAAGAAGCAACTTTCAGTTTTGTTTGGGTAGTGATCGCTGGTTCACTCATAGGTTTGCTTGTGGGTCTTATCTTTTATGGAATACATCGTTGGCTTCCACTTACGCCGAGTATAGAGATCGTTTTAACGTTTGTGACTCCATATTGTATGTATTATTTGGCGGAACATTTTCATGTTTCTGGAGTTCTTGCTGTGGTATGCGGAGGACTTTTTCTTTCGAGTAAACGCCAAGGTCTTTTAAGTTACGTTAGCCGTATCCAAGGTGAGAATGTTTGGAGTAGTATAGTATTTATTCTGAATGGACTTGTGTTTTTGCTAATCGGTTTGCAATTACCTTCTATCGTAAATCAGCTGGGGGATATAAGTTTAATAAATGCGATTGTCTATGGGCTATTAATCTCATTTGCTTTGGTAATAATTAGGGTTATCATCGCGCTTTGTACATCCGGTTTTACTAGGATCATGAGTAATTTTATAGAAGTTACGGAAGTGAATCCAGGATGGAAGATTCCAATTGTTTTGGGATGGGCAGGTATTAGGGGAGTGGTATCTCTTGCGGCGGCACTTTCTATTCCATTATATACAAACGGAGAAACTCCTTTTCCGTATCGAAATCTTATCTTGTTTATCACATTCATAGTGATATTAACCACAATGATCTTTAACGGACTTTCTCTTCCTTGGTTGATTCGAAAATTGAACGTAATGGATTTTCAAACTCCAATTCCGGTCCATCGCCAAGAAGTGATAATTCAGAAAAAATTGGCTACAGAATCACTTCACTATTTAGAAAAAAATAATACAGGTGCAAGAAAAAATAAACATCTTAAAAATCTGATCTCACGCTTGAAAACGGAGTTAGGGTATTTTGAAGAAGAACTAAAGGGAATGTCTGGTATTCATCAAGGTGAAAGAAAAGAATATGGAAATGTATATTTAGAACTTCTACAATTCCAAAGAGATGTTTTAAACGAACTCAACCATGACTCTGGATTCGACGAGGAAGTGATACGTAAATATCATGCATTGATTGATATAGAAGAATTTAAAACCAGAGAAAGTGATTGA